CCCAGTGACGAGGAAGCACCCGCTACGCTCAGCACACTAGCCAGATCCCTTCTGTTCATCTCCATATTCCTCGCGGGCATTCTGTTTGGATACGGGTTCATGGAGATGGAAGACAGCAATTGGATTCAGATTGGTGTGGAGGTGGCCGTACCCGCCCTGCTCTTACTCAGTGTCAGCTATGTTTTTATAGAAAGCAGCGAATCGTAGCTATAGAAAGCAGCGAATCGTAGCTGACCAGCCCAAAAATAACTCGGCGGTACTGTCAAACGCTGTCTAAACAGAGAGATAGTTGTCCCGTCGGCCGCTGGATGTGTTCATCCCCATCCTGAACAGAATCCTTTCGGCAGCGGAACCCCCGACTCGGACCCCATCGAGCCAGACGTTGTCCAGTAGATTCCTCCGCCTCCGTTCTCGTGACTAGGATGACTTCCATGGGTTCTCCTGCACGGCATAACACTTCGCTCCACCCGATGAAAGTAGATGCCGTTCTGCCGATCTCTGACGCAGAGTCCCGCCTGTACTCCCTGCACTCGTGATGCCACCACTTTTCGCAGGTGAGCTTTCCGTTCTGCCACGCCTCCTTGTACGAATACATCGAGTTGCGGCTTGCGTCCTCACGGGTCCTTCGGGGCATGCTTCTGCAACCACCTTGTGCGGAGCCAACCGCTTCCTATCGTCCGTTGCGAATCGCGCTGTGTCCCGCTACCTTGCCTGATTGACACAATGCCCAACGATTTCTTCATAGTGTCCCTCTCGTAGATGTCCGCTTCTACAAGTAGCCAGGATGCAAGTAGCGAGGGCGGGTCCACCGATCAGAAACACTCATCTGAGGTGGAGTCCCCTGACGATCGGGCCGCCGAGACGGCCACCGATTCCGTCGAGTGCCCAAGCTGTGGGCGAACCTTCTCGGGAACCTACTGCCCGGACTGCGGGGAAGAGGTGGGCGGTTCGCTAACGGTAGGAGACGTGGCCGGCGATGCCTTCCGAGAGATGTCCGAGATTGGAGGCGGGCTTCCGGCCACACTGGTCGGGTTGACCATTCGTCCCGGGGAGGTGCTTGAAGAGTACCTCTCCGGAGCGCGCAGGCAATACATGAGCCCCGGACGCTACCTTGTGGTGGCGGTCATCCTGTTTTTAGGCGTGACGCAAGGGCTTACCTGGCTCGGCCTTCAAGAGCCCCTGGTAGATTCAGCGATGATTTCGGAGGAATCCACCAGGTTCATGGGTGAGGTCAACCAACTAACGCAATCTCAGTGGTACACTCTCGTGACGGTCTTTGTCCAAGCAGGAATACTGGGCCTTCTCTTTTGGCGCATCTTCGGGGAAGAGCTACGCCGAGGAGCCGAGGCATTGGCAGTCGGTGTTTTTTTGATCGCACACGCCTCGATGTTGTCTGCCGGTTCTAAGCTACTGCTCGTTCCCTCGGTCTCTCTCTGGAAAGGGGCGGCCGTCGATCCGTCGATCTCATTGAGCGTAGGTACTTTCATCTCGTTTGTCTATCCTGGCGTCGCAGCCTACCGCGGGTTTGGGACAAGTTGGAGCAGTTTATTCAAAGGTTTGCTGGGATCGATGTGGGCGTATATCGAAATAGCTGGGATTGGGGGTATTGGAGCGTTTTGGTATGTCTTCTTCACCTCGCCCAATTTGCGTAAAACCCTTGAGAGCGGAAATGAAGTCGCGGCTTTCACAGTCGTCGGGGGGCTTACCGTAGTGTGCCTACTCCCTCTGCTTCTCCACGCTGGGATGGAAGCGTACTACCGTCTGCGCTAGTTTGCACCGTCTGAAAGCGTCACTCTCGGTGACGCCCCACTTGCGAAGGGGATGCGTGGATCAACTTGGGTGATCTATAGAAAGCGACTATGGGACTGTGCTCGGTAGGGAGTGGGCTCTGCGGCCGCCGCGATAGGAGAGACCAGTTGATCGTACGCTGACCTTGAGGAGCATTGCCACCCGGTACAGCCGATGCTGGACAACGGCTGTTCTCGATCGATGGTATCTCAGTCAAGACTTGTGTGTTGAGGAGATCAAAGTTCCGAGGCCGGTTCGTTATTTGGGGACACCGGCCATCAGCTTTAGGGCGTCCCCGAGACACTTCGTTCCCGATCTTGCTCACCAGCAGAGGGCGCAGTGGGACAGGGCGGGGGCGTCCGTGGCGACGCAGTCGTTGAGTCCGTATTGGGGAGGAGCACTTCGGTGTGCCACCCACGCTTTGTAAGCCCCGACTGGGCTCAACTGTAGTGCCCGCGTCCAGCTCCCCGTGAGACTCGCGCCGCAGACCCCTCGTGCGAGGACGTGAGCACAGACCTGCGCCCAAAGCAACGACGCGGGCCGGGGCGCACGCCACGAGCAGCTAGCCGTCGTGCCGGTACATTTCCTCTACGTAGTCAAGGACCATCCGCTTGGCACTGAAGGGCGCCGGGACGCCGGTTATGGCCTCGCGCATCATGTCGATCCAGTCGGTGGGCAGGCCGTCGTCGTCGCGGGTGTAGAAGGTGGGAAGCACGCCCTCTTCGAGCTGCCGATACAGCGAGGCGGCGTCCTGCTCGTCCTGCACCTCGGGGTCGGCCTCGCCGTAGTCGCCGGTCGGCTCCGGCCCGATGGCCCAGCCGTTGTTGCCGTTGTAGCCCTCGGGCCACCAGCCGTCGAGCACGCTCAGGTTGAGCCCGCCGTGCGCGGCCACCTTCTGGCCGCTCGTGCCGGAGGCCTCCAGCGGGCGGCGCGGGTTGTTGAGCCACACGTCGCAGCCAGACGTGAGCATGCGGCCCATCTCCATGTCGTAGTTCTCCAAGAAGATGACCTTCCCGTCGAAGCCTTCTTCCTGACTGAGGTCGTAGATGCGCCGAATGAAGTCCTTGCCGGCGTCGTCGTCGGGGTGGGCCTTGCCCGCGTACAGAATTTGCAGTGGGCGGTCCGAGTCGGAGAAGAGGGCCCGGGCGCGCTCGCGGTCCCGGAAAATGAGCGGGGCGCGCTTGTAGGTGGCGAAGCGGCGCGCGAAGCCGATGGTGAGGGCCTCGGGGTCGAGGTCGGGGTGCATCGGGAGGCTCTGCTCCTGCACCTTTTCCTCAACGTAGCGGAGCAGGCGCTCGCGGAGCGAGCACCGGAGGCCCCAGAGCGTCTCGTCACTCAGGTCCGCGAGGTCGGTCCAGTCGTCCGGGTCCTGCGCCTCCGTGAGGTCGACGTGGATGTGGTCGGCGAAGAAGTCGCGGGCCGGCCCGGCCGTCCACGTGGGCAGGTGGACGCCGTTCGTGATGGCGTCGATGGGGACCTCGTCGAGCGGGCGGTCTGGGTAGAGGTCCTCCCACTGCTGACGCGCGACGTGGCCGTTGAGCTCCGAGACGCCGTTCGCCGCCCGGGACAGCTTGAGGCCGAGAACGGTCATCGTGAAGGTCTCCTCGTGGTCGTCCGTGTGGACGCGGCCGTAGCTGAGCAGGTCGTGGTTGCTGAGGTGAATTTCGTCCCGGAATCCGGCCATCGCCTCCGAGAAGAGGTCGGGGTCGAAGTGGTCGTGCCCGGCCATCACCGGCGTGTGGGTGGTGAAGACGCTGCGGTCGCGGACCCACGTTTCGGCGTCGGCAACGTCGTCGCCCGCCGCGAGCCGCTCGCGCAGTAGCTCCAGCATGAGGAACGCGCAGTGGCCCTCGTTGGCGTGATACACGTCGGGCGTCACGTCCAGGGCCCGCAGCATCCGAAGCCCCCCGACGCCGAGGACGAGCTCCTGGTGGATGCGCTCGCGGTCGCCCCCCTGGTACAGCCGACGCGTGAGGGGCCGATACTCGTCCGGGTTGGCGTCGAAGTCCGTGTCGAGCAGGTACAGGTCGGTGTGGCCGAGCGCCACCTTCCAGGTCCGCACCGCAATTTCGTGGGTGCCGATGGGCACCGTGACGGTCAACGGATCGCCGCCGCCTTCCGAGACGAGCGAGACGGGATGCTTGGCTGGGTCGAGCACCGG
This portion of the Salinibacter grassmerensis genome encodes:
- the glgP gene encoding alpha-glucan family phosphorylase, producing the protein MTSRDKLESIAINLWWTWTPKARSLFRRLNPEVYRASDDNPRSALATAKDEVLNDPSFQDDVDAVYQRYRDYMERTPQVEDAPETAYFCMEYGLHESIPLYSGGLGVLAGDHSKAASDLGLPFTGIGLFLREGYFRQSFDADGWQEATYPVLDPAKHPVSLVSEGGGDPLTVTVPIGTHEIAVRTWKVALGHTDLYLLDTDFDANPDEYRPLTRRLYQGGDRERIHQELVLGVGGLRMLRALDVTPDVYHANEGHCAFLMLELLRERLAAGDDVADAETWVRDRSVFTTHTPVMAGHDHFDPDLFSEAMAGFRDEIHLSNHDLLSYGRVHTDDHEETFTMTVLGLKLSRAANGVSELNGHVARQQWEDLYPDRPLDEVPIDAITNGVHLPTWTAGPARDFFADHIHVDLTEAQDPDDWTDLADLSDETLWGLRCSLRERLLRYVEEKVQEQSLPMHPDLDPEALTIGFARRFATYKRAPLIFRDRERARALFSDSDRPLQILYAGKAHPDDDAGKDFIRRIYDLSQEEGFDGKVIFLENYDMEMGRMLTSGCDVWLNNPRRPLEASGTSGQKVAAHGGLNLSVLDGWWPEGYNGNNGWAIGPEPTGDYGEADPEVQDEQDAASLYRQLEEGVLPTFYTRDDDGLPTDWIDMMREAITGVPAPFSAKRMVLDYVEEMYRHDG
- a CDS encoding DUF3667 domain-containing protein, with the translated sequence MSASTSSQDASSEGGSTDQKHSSEVESPDDRAAETATDSVECPSCGRTFSGTYCPDCGEEVGGSLTVGDVAGDAFREMSEIGGGLPATLVGLTIRPGEVLEEYLSGARRQYMSPGRYLVVAVILFLGVTQGLTWLGLQEPLVDSAMISEESTRFMGEVNQLTQSQWYTLVTVFVQAGILGLLFWRIFGEELRRGAEALAVGVFLIAHASMLSAGSKLLLVPSVSLWKGAAVDPSISLSVGTFISFVYPGVAAYRGFGTSWSSLFKGLLGSMWAYIEIAGIGGIGAFWYVFFTSPNLRKTLESGNEVAAFTVVGGLTVVCLLPLLLHAGMEAYYRLR